In Debaryomyces hansenii CBS767 chromosome A complete sequence, a genomic segment contains:
- a CDS encoding DEHA2D12254p (similar to uniprot|P53008 Saccharomyces cerevisiae YGL027C CWH41 Processing alpha glucosidase I), whose translation MMKVSITAILISFAILFTLGKSDEAIFDIYSTDEYANDEINTVSGQYSQLSNDSLLWGPYRSSLYFGIRPRIPRSLLSGLMWFNVDSYDAIGNLRHVYEQGDNMKKANWVSYDPRTGGRLVVSDQDCHIDVIIDFVKSEDGKSWGTKIKGVPHKGYEKVKTSFVWYSGLEGETERIDDYGNKVSERNGYLNLENKKNVLGYADNVKLSGISEELGLFELEIGKGPKSNKHPTDATLLDPELDTSKSHHYSLTVPDDHVWKARDIFMTMLMESVKELTNKYGNIQEFPPEQAFIIRDLQNFEGNLHFVQNVFEGKCEFDVIYNNAVTPEEDKITFDNINTKAKKAIKAFDKKFSQSFDLKAPFNKDKTHEKFAKEMLSGLLGGLSYFYGDHLVDRNTVFDEDSFESYQLQGSFEGPHELFTLVPSRPFFPRGFYWDEGFHLLPLLKFDSDLALEVVQSWFNLIDDDGWIAREQILGPESRSKVPEQFQVQSPEIVNPPTLMLIFSELLESIQNSNTYGDINEPQQVSDYGDGKTFDKKDLGSIIIKNPEVMTDYAKRIYPKLKTHFEWFRRTQQGYIEEFDRGTNKEGYRWRGRTLTHCLASGLDDYPRVIPADIAELNVDLLSWVGVMTKSMKSIAGFLNYENDFQKYQKIENDIVENLDNLHWSDSEKTYCDLSVDDNDENKHICHKGYISLFPFLTKLTPADDVDKIEQIVDLISDPEELWSDYGIRSLSKSNEFYGTEENYWRSPIWIHMNSLILESLQHYSKTSSPYMSKGLKQKISETYKNLRTNVVNNIIKQWKRTGFVWEQYDDQTGKAKGAKNFLGWTSTVLIIMNMDETI comes from the coding sequence ATGATGAAGGTATCAATTACAGCTATATTAATATCGTTTGctatattatttactttAGGTAAGTCTGATGAAGCgatatttgatatttattCTACCGATGAATATGCAAacgatgaaattaataCGGTATCTGGACAATATAGCCAATTATCCAATGATTCGTTGTTATGGGGCCCGTATAGATCATCGttatattttggaattaGACCAAGGATACCAAGGTCTCTATTATCTGGGTTGATGTGGTTCAACGTGGATAGTTATGATGCAATTGGTAATCTCAGACATGTATATGAACAGGGTGATAATATGAAGAAAGCGAATTGGGTATCATACGATCCAAGAACTGGCGGTAGACTTGTAGTATCAGATCAAGATTGCCATATTGATGTTATTATCGATTTTGTTAAAAGTGAAGATGGGAAGTCTTGGGGGACCAAAATAAAGGGTGTTCCTCATAAGGGCTATGAGAAAGTGAAGACTTCTTTTGTATGGTATTCGGGCTTAGAGGGTGAAACTGAAAGAATAGATGATTATGGTAATAAGGTTTCAGAGAGAAATGGGTATttaaatttagaaaataagaagaatGTCTTGGGTTATGCCGATAACGTTAAATTGAGTGGTATTTCTGAGGAACTAGGACTTTTTGAATTGGAAATTGGTAAAGGACCAAAATCTAACAAACACCCAACTGACGCAACATTACTTGATCCTGAATTAGATACATCTAAATCACACCATTACAGTCTAACTGTCCCAGACGATCATGTTTGGAAAGCCCGTGATATATTTATGACTATGTTGATGGAATCAGTTAAGGAGCTCACTAATAAGTACGGCAACATACAAGAATTTCCCCCGGAACAGGCATTTATAATCAGAGATTTGCAGAATTTTGAAGGTAACTTGCATTTCGTGCAAAATGTCTTCGAGGGTAAATGTGAGTTTGAcgttatatataataatgctGTTAcaccagaagaagataaaatcacatttgataatataaacaCGAAAGCAAAAAAAGCGATAAAAGCCtttgataaaaaatttagcCAATCTTTCGACTTGAAAGCTCCattcaataaagataaGACGCACGAAAAGTTTGCAAAGGAAATGTTGTCAGGTTTATTAGGAGGTCTTTCGTATTTCTATGGCGATCATTTAGTTGATAGAAATACAGTCTTTGACGAAGACTCGTTTGAATCTTATCAATTGCAGGGATCTTTTGAAGGACCCcatgaattatttacattGGTTCCTTCTCGTCCTTTTTTCCCAAGAGGTTTCTATTGGGATGAAGGGTTCCATTTATTGCCGTTATTAAAGTTTGATTCGGATTTAGCTTTAGAGGTAGTTCAATCTTGGTTTAATTTGATTGACGATGACGGTTGGATTGCCCGTGAACAGATATTAGGTCCTGAACTGAGGTCCAAGGTACCCGAGCAATTCCAAGTACAAAGTCCTGAAATTGTAAATCCGCCAACATTAATGCTTATATTTAGTGAATTATTAGAGAGTATTCAAAACTCTAATACTTATGGTGATATCAATGAACCACAGCAAGTATCAGATTATGGTGATGGAAAAACCTTTGACAAGAAAGATCTTGGCCTgattattatcaagaatCCTGAAGTCATGACAGATTATGCCAAAAGGATTTACCCTAAGTTAAAGACTCATTTTGAATGGTTCCGTAGAACCCAACAAGGATATatcgaagaatttgatagaGGTACCAATAAGGAAGGTTATAGATGGAGAGGGCGTACCTTAACACATTGTCTCGCCAGTGGATTAGATGATTATCCAAGAGTCATCCCAGCTGATATCGCAGAATTGAACGTTGATTTGCTCTCTTGGGTTGGTGTTATGACCAAATCAATGAAGTCCATTGCAGGGTTCTTAAATTACGAGAATGATTTCCAGAAATATCAGAAAATTGAGAATGACATCGTTGAAAACTTGGATAACTTACATTGGTCTGATTCTGAAAAGACGTATTGTGATTTATCAGTAGATGATAATGACGAAAATAAGCATATTTGTCATAAGGGGTATATATCGCTATTCCCATTCTTGACAAAATTAACTCCTGCTGATGATGTGgataaaattgaacaaattgtTGACCTTATTTCGGACCCAGAAGAATTATGGTCTGACTATGGTATTAGGTCGCTTTCAAAGTCGAACGAATTCTACGGAACAGAAGAAAACTACTGGAGGTCGCCAATATGGATTCACATGAACAGTTTAATCTTGGAGAGTTTACAGCATTACAGTAAAACTTCCTCCCCTTATATGTCCAAAGGGTTGAAACAGAAAATAAGTGAAACCTACAAAAACTTAAGGACAAATGTAGTTAACAACATCATAAAGCAGTGGAAACGCACAGGTTTTGTATGGGAACAATATGATGATCAAACGGGAAAAGCAAAAGGTGCTAAAAATTTCCTTGGATGGACTTCTACTGTTCTCATCATTATGAACATGGATGAAACAATTTAA
- a CDS encoding DEHA2D12276p (weakly similar to uniprot|P32786 Saccharomyces cerevisiae YBL014C RRN6 RNA polymerase I specific transcription initiation factor) has product MWPSKEGLGVQLSYGVNGNGIVVSNENSNSSTYKRLPRLEFPRIRNQGITLNKVGKSNIVLVNQQTSSFDLNSKVYNNLQNAVANQPLQPKRRMYSDSNIYVPEEILKSYLIESRSLTSTIAYDPTFGQMFTIFDVRSRSGLTSSKAIAFVTGETGTILNISILKYEIKELLNNRKESVDVNALIPLLTDPFQVSLSEPIKQIEHCKLKEGFDYIPSYLIIRSDSRVYVLNCFKGKSQHYNSHIELDILGELQTSDLMGFNFSDVTFNPWVSTQFGVVDVKGNFGIWNINSKKEALTKLKKFDSNPKTSSDEPDSSLKVESTIHDVTELSNWKRIIWAHDYNHIFVVSRSSLTQFELTPELSSQRLITSDTWSKIQDIHKNPESMKYAFILTSKELIWFEVSNPLRRLMSWKHFLDDKDPSLRLQVSEYEDCSKFICIIYSQIRPIILVYNFGIKDGMPFSLKDPYYIRKSTDQRGNKTGQIRQVYLTELNKQFYSSVKDDENITTDSNFPKHMVIALFELSTDLGLTLNLYNTTANLHLNKSLIKTDNLDSSSSCESSTNFERDVRMRDKLSYFKKFSKADFESIAKGLKCDTNATKGDDEIKIVQDYAFRLGEGAMQLNEEWNKLNATDDISISKDPYYLSLNDISSSLPLSISDITEFDSMIEQLSSFYGTKDIDVSSNVGKSFLGGSELFADHLKADGNSYTVNDISCIIKKAYENEALQGYNHSNILKKLSILIGASLIKAKSNGLSKYYSKKLDSAMKNATTQVQSILNDWDNENYDDNHESPTRIDNFDSQVTIPDIITSSMPTIKVASQSRSTPKGHSKVPNRTSQLRHKALTQTASAADGYKSPLSQSTEIPSTPSSPDGPSQESLRFSQEGKSSQLIPPSSRLTSQHSQKRFMSSQASSSQRKVKKKKRKGGFA; this is encoded by the coding sequence ATGTGGCCCAGTAAAGAAGGCTTGGGTGTTCAACTAAGTTATGGAGTCAACGGAAATGGTATTGTTGTGAGTAATgaaaattctaattctaGCACGTACAAACGACTCCCCCGTTTAGAATTTCCCAGAATAAGAAACCAAGGTATCACACTAAACAAAGTAGGGAAGTCAAACATAGTGCTTGTCAATCAGCAGacttcttcatttgatttgaattcaaaagTGTATAATAACTTGCAGAATGCAGTTGCCAATCAACCTCTTCAACCCAAACGAAGAATGTATTCCGATAGTAATATATATGTGcctgaagaaatattgaaatcGTACTTGATAGAGTCAAGATCTTTGACTTCGACTATTGCATATGATCCCACATTTGGGCAAATGTTCACAATATTTGATGTACGATCGAGGAGCGGATTGACATCTAGTAAAGCGATAGCTTTTGTCACTGGGGAAACGGGGACTATTCTTAACATatcgatattgaaatatgaaatcaAGGAACTCTTAAATAACAGAAAGGAAAGTGTGGATGTAAATGCGTTGATACCGTTACTAACTGATCCATTCCAGGTATCCTTATCGGAGCCTATAAAACAAATTGAGCATTGCAAGCTAAAAGAAGGTTTCGACTATATTCCACTGTATTTGATAATCCGTTCCGATTCCAGGGTTTATGTTTTAAACTGTTTCAAAGGAAAATCACAACATTACAATTCACATATTGAATTAGATATTCTTGGGGAACTTCAGACGTCTGATTTAATGGGGTTCAATTTTTCGGATGTAACTTTTAACCCTTGGGTTAGTACTCAATTTGGAGTAGTTGATGTGAAGGGAAATTTTGGTATTTGGAATATCAATTCGAAAAAAGAGGCATTAACGAAactaaaaaaatttgattcaaaCCCAAAAACTAGCTCCGACGAACCAGATTCTTCATTGAAGGTTGAATCTACTATACATGATGTGACCGAATTATCTAATTggaaaagaattatttgggCTCACGATTATAACCATATTTTTGTAGTTTCAAGATCTTCTCTAACCCAGTTTGAGCTCACGCCAGAATTGAGTTCACAGAGGTTAATAACCTCAGATACGTGGTCAAAAATACAAGATATTCATAAAAATCCTGAAAGTATGAAATACGCATTTATTTTGACATCAAAGGAGCTCATTTGGTTTGAAGTATCGAATCCACTACGTAGGTTAATGTCGTGGAAACACTTTCTAGATGATAAAGATCCATCTTTAAGGCTACAAGTAAGCGAATACGAAGATTGTTCTAAATTCATATGCATCATATATTCCCAAATACGTCCCATAATATTGGTCTATAACTTTGGGATTAAGGATGGAATGCCATTTAGTTTGAAGGATCCATATTATATTCGAAAATCAACTGATCAAAGGGGTAATAAAACTGGACAGATACGGCAGGTCTATTTAacagaattgaataaacaGTTTTATTCATCGGTTaaggatgatgaaaatattactaCTGATTCCAATTTTCCGAAGCATATGGTCATTGCTTTGTTTGAATTGAGTACAGATTTAGGTTTAACCTTGAATCTTTATAATACCACAGCAAACcttcatttaaataaatctttaattaaAACTGATAACCTCGACTCTAGCTCGAGCTGTGAATCGTCAACTAACTTCGAACGTGATGTTAGGATGAGAGATAAATTGTCgtatttcaaaaagttcAGCAAAGCTGATTTCGAGTCAATAGCGAAAGGTTTGAAATGCGATACTAATGCCACCAAaggtgatgatgaaataaaaattgtCCAAGATTATGCTTTTAGACTAGGCGAAGGTGCAATGCAACTTAATGAGGAGTGGAACAAGTTAAACGCTACCGATGACATTTCTATAAGCAAAGACCCTTATTATTTGTCATtaaatgatatttcaaGTAGTCTTCCCCTTTCTATTAGTGATATAACAGAATTTGATTCTATGATCGAGCAATTAAGTAGTTTCTACGGAACTAAAGATATCGATGTGTCCAGCAATGTGGGTAAGTCGTTCTTAGGGGGGCTGGAACTATTCGCTGACCACCTTAAGGCTGATGGAAATCTGTACACGGTCAATGATATTTCATGTATTATAAAGAAGGCATATGAGAATGAGGCTCTACAAGGATACAACCATTCTAATATCTTAAAGAAATTGTCTATTTTGATTGGTGCTAGTTTAATAAAAGCTAAATCTAATGGCTTGAGTAAGTATTACCTGAAAAAATTAGATCTGGCTATGAAAAATGCTACCACACAAGTCCAATCTATTTTAAATGACTGGGACAATGAAAATTATGACGACAATCATGAATCCCCTACCAGAATAGATAACTTTGACTCACAGGTTACCATTCCGGATATAATAACTTCATCAATGCCAACTATTAAAGTAGCTTCGCAAAGTAGATCGACTCCAAAGGGCCACTCCAAAGTACCAAATCGTACGTCACAACTCCGTCATAAAGCTCTAACACAAACAGCTTCAGCGGCTGATGGATATAAATCACCATTATCACAATCTACTGAAATCCCTTCCACCCCTTCATCACCAGATGGGCCTAGTCAGGAGTCTCTCCGATTTTCCCAAGAAGGCAAATCTTCACAGCTCATCCCGCCTTCTTCTAGGTTAACATCCCAACATTCTCAAAAGCGATTCATGTCCTCTCAAGCTAGTAGTAGTCAACGTAAagtaaagaagaagaaaagaaaggGTGGTTTTGcatag
- a CDS encoding DEHA2D12298p (no similarity), whose product MSTSSNVNILGGDNTRGNSNSLLIELADLLNIKEIDDTTLQVCIKLIDQGIDPQQLATYILKINNETRSVLS is encoded by the coding sequence atgagtACATCTTCCAATGTTAATATTTTGGGCGGTGACAACACTAGAGGAAATTCTAACAGTTTGCTCATAGAGTTAgctgatttattgaatattaaagaaattgacgATACAACTTTGCAAGTGTGCATTAAGCTTATAGATCAAGGTATTGATCCGCAACAATTGGCTAcatatatattgaaaatcaataatgaaacTCGGTCAGTATTGTCTTAG
- a CDS encoding DEHA2D12320p (highly similar to uniprot|P00931 Saccharomyces cerevisiae YGL026C TRP5 tryptophan synthetase) gives MSVLLKETFARCKKEGRNALVNFITAGYPTIEDTLPILKGMQKAGVDIIELGVPFSDPIADGPTIQAANVVALNNGITVTKCLDLVAQARAEGVTVPILLMGYYNPILKYGEQRMIEDSAKAGANGYIVVDLPPEEAVKFRSLCTTNGLSYVPLVAPATTDERLKLLGEIADSFIYVVSRMGTTGATVSVTNDISELCNRVRKFAGDTPIAVGFGVSTREHFLTVGEAADGVVIGSKIITLIGESKPGERGDTAYKYVRSILGNDYQTNAPESFKASERSEAKSTNPSFEEIHKYNPRFGDFGGQYVPEALHTCLAELERGFEDAVADPKFWEEFKSLYSYIGRPSSLHRADRLTEYAGGAQIWLKREDLNHTGSHKINNALAQVLIARRLGKKKIIAETGAGQHGVATATAAAKFGLECTVFMGAEDVRRQALNVFRMRILGAKVVAVTNGTQTLRDATSEAFRFWVSNLESTHYVVGSAIGPHPYPTLVRTFQSVIGNETKEQFKELNGGKLPNVVVACVGGGSNSTGMFSPFENDTEVKLLGVEAGGDGIDTERHSATLTAGIPGVFHGVKTYVLQDSDGQVHDTHSVSAGLDYPGVGPELAFWKSTGRATFVAATDAEALHGFKLLSQLEGIIPALESSHAIFGAVEVAKNLPKDQHIVINVSGRGDKDVQSVAEVLPKLGDKIGWDLRFEDDPSK, from the coding sequence ATGTCTGttttattaaaagaaaCATTTGCTAGGTGCAAGAAAGAAGGCCGTAATGCGTTGGTCAACTTCATTACTGCTGGTTATCCAACCATTGAAGATACTTTACCAATCTTAAAAGGTATGCAGAAGGCGGGTGTCGATATTATCGAATTAGGAGTTCCGTTTTCCGATCCTATTGCTGATGGTCCAACTATTCAAGCAGCTAATGTCGTTGCTTTAAATAACGGAATTACTGTTACTAAATGTTTAGATTTGGTAGCTCAGGCAAGAGCCGAAGGTGTCACCGTGccaattttattgatgGGTTACTACAATCCAATTTTAAAGTATGGTGAACAAAGAATGATTGAAGATTCCGCCAAGGCCGGTGCAAATGGTTACattgttgttgatttgCCACCTGAAGAAGCAGTTAAATTCAGATCATTGTGTACTACTAATGGTTTATCATACGTTCCATTGGTTGCTCCAGCGACTACTGATGAGCGTTTGAAGCTTCTTGGTGAAATAGCTGATTCATTCATTTACGTGGTTTCCAGAATGGGTACCACTGGTGCTACTGTCAGCGTAACGAATGATATTTCTGAATTATGTAACAGAGTCAGAAAATTTGCTGGAGATACGCCTATAGCTGTTGGTTTCGGTGTTTCAACTAGAGAGCATTTCTTGACCGTCGGTGAAGCAGCTGATGGTGTTGTCATCGgatcaaaaattatcacCTTAATTGGGGAATCAAAACCTGGTGAAAGAGGCGACACTGCCTATAAATATGTTAGATCCATTTTGGGTAATGACTACCAAACAAATGCTCCAGAGCTGTTTAAGGCTAGTGAAAGAAGTGAAGCTAAGTCCACTAATCCTTCATTCGAAGAAATACACAAGTATAATCCAAGATTTGGTGACTTCGGAGGTCAATATGTTCCAGAGGCATTACATACTTGTTTAGCTGAATTAGAAAGAGGATTTGAGGATGCTGTTGCTGACCCTAAGTTCTGGGAAGAGTTTAAATCTTTATACTCATACATTGGTAGACCATCATCTTTGCATAGAGCTGATAGGTTAACCGAATACGCAGGCGGTGCTCAAATTTGGTTGAAAAGAGAAGATTTAAATCATACTGGTTCCCATAAGATTAATAATGCTTTAGCTCAGGTTTTAATTGCAAGAAGATTAGgtaaaaagaaaattattgcaGAAACCGGTGCTGGACAACATGGTGTTGCAACTGCCACTGCTGCTGCCAAATTTGGTTTGGAGTGTACCGTTTTCATGGGAGCTGAGGATGTTAGGCGTCAAGCTTTAAATGTTTTCAGAATGAGAATTTTAGGCGCAAAAGTTGTTGCTGTCACTAACGGTACCCAAACATTAAGGGATGCTACTTCAGAAGCTTTCAGATTTTGGGTTTCTAATTTAGAAAGTACCCATTACGTTGTTGGCTCTGCAATTGGCCCACATCCTTATCCAACCTTAGTTAGAACTTTCCAAAGTGTTATTGGTAACGAAACCAAAGaacaattcaaagaattaaatgGTGGTAAATTACCAAATGTCGTGGTCGCCTGTGTTGGTGGTGGTTCTAATTCGACAGGTATGTTTTCTCCATTCGAAAATGATACTGAGGTTAAGTTGTTAGGTGTTGAAGCCGGTGGTGACGGTATTGATACTGAACGTCATTCAGCAACCTTGACTGCTGGTATCCCTGGTGTGTTCCACGGTGTAAAAACTTACGTTTTACAAGATAGTGATGGTCAGGTTCATGATACTCATTCTGTTTCTGCTGGTTTGGATTATCCAGGTGTCGGCCCAGAATTGGCATTTTGGAAGAGCACTGGTAGAGCAACATTTGTTGCCGCTACTGATGCTGAAGCTTTACATGGCTTCAAGTTATTATCTCAATTGGAAGGTATTATTCCAGCTTTAGAGTCTTCACATGCTATTTTTGGTGCCGTTGAGGTTGCTAAGAATTTGCCAAAGGACCAACACATTGTTATCAATGTTTCAGGTAGAGGTGATAAGGATGTCCAAAGTGTCGCAGAGGTTTTACCAAAATTGGGTGATAAGATTGGCTGGGATTTGAGATTCGAAGATGATCCTTCCAAATAG
- a CDS encoding DEHA2D12342p (similar to CA2354|IPF18480 Candida albicans IPF18480) — MSSTSESKLPEIIKIDDISSGRIDPNLIYQELERLKVEINILRNDMSLFLKALATIPDNQSQQEYYKIIVSRLRTVQNSIKEYCVEYNKLLPIINLSQIKLGHEVEILPQNRTNASNQKTPDIKQEPKKSNTSNKATASATTDTQNNKNGSNSNQPIVL; from the coding sequence ATGAGCTCTACTAGCGAATCTAAGCTAccagaaataataaaaattgacGATATATCGTCCGGGAGGATAGATCCTAACCTAATATACCAAGAATTAGAAAGACTAAAGgttgaaataaatatactaCGAAACGACATGTCTTTATTCTTGAAGGCATTAGCCACAATTCCAGACAACCAAAGTcaacaagaatattataAGATCATAGTTCTGCGCTTAAGAACGGTACAAAATAGCATAAAAGAATATTGTGTGGAATATAATAAACTTCTACcaataatcaatttatccCAAATTAAGCTAGGACATGAAGTAGAAATCTTACCACAGAATAGAACAAATGCATCGAACCAGAAGACACCAGATATAAAACAAGAGCCAAAGAAAAGCAATACTTCGAACAAAGCAACTGCCCTGGCAACTACTGATACGcaaaacaataaaaatggTCTGAATTCTAACCAACCAATTGTACTCTAA
- a CDS encoding DEHA2D12364p (similar to CA1450|IPF6474 Candida albicans IPF6474): protein MESKEQKKEGNKEAPKYRVKGRFNNRNNKNTEIHPQDKRERTKPEHEAKGKHKSTEQINKYELADEEKLKLRRNRFSGDNKNFNSTSNQYGYVSRGEDNRLQKSHKERLNFFSHIVSSFIRYSNENTSSDLNRDFDRFINRNDIPPESDDPGISDIPTIDSILNNLRKLREALLHERATEFIKKVFLFSIRVAVNMGHYQTYIPSITYLLHSHNSSLLEDTEKQEIATILVLHTAHFNGENSKALQLYFKYVDTSEIKTLKILKSWINNDYYNWIQYYNSETDNGKAFLMKFGLPHMARHMVNSISKSYFSFKLKDFEDNYLPNGSSYTQLSDKYKINWKLENDTIVVRERNVR from the coding sequence ATGGAATCTAAGgaacaaaagaaagaaggaaaCAAGGAGGCTCCAAAATATAGGGTAAAGGGCCGCTTTAACAACAggaataataaaaatactGAGATTCATCCTCAAGATAAACGGGAACGAACAAAACCAGAACACGAAGCAAAGGGAAAACACAAGAGCACTGAACAgatcaataaatatgaattagCAGACgaagagaaattaaagCTTAGGAGAAACAGATTTAGTGGGGATAATAAAAACTTTAATTCAACAAGCAATCAGTATGGGTATGTGAGCAGAGGTGAAGACAATCGATTACAAAAAAGTCATAAGGAAAGATTAAACTTCTTCAGCCACATTGTTTCCTCTTTTATACGTTACAGCAATGAAAATACATCGTCAGATTTGAATAGAGATTTTGATAGGTTTATCAACAGGAATGACATACCACCAGAATCCGATGATCCTGGAATACTGGATATCCCTACGATCGATTCAatattaaacaatttaaGAAAACTAAGAGAGGCATTATTGCATGAAAGGGCAACTGAGTTTATCAAGAAAGTATTCTTGTTTTCCATTAGAGTAGCCGTTAACATGGGGCATTACCAAACATATATCCCCAGCATTACCTATTTGCTTCATTCACACAATTCTCTGCTACTAGAAGACACTGAAAAACAAGAGATTGCAACAATACTAGTACTACATACTGCACATTTTAATGGTGAAAACTCCAAAGCATTACAACTCTACTTTAAATATGTTGACACATCCGAGATTAAAaccttgaaaatattgaagagtTGGATAAACAATGATTACTACAATTGGATACAGTATTATAATTCAGAAACTGATAACGGAAAAGCATTCCTCATGAAATTTGGTTTACCTCATATGGCTCGTCATATGGTTAATTCAATCAGTAAGTCATATTTCAGTTTCAAATTGAAggattttgaagataattaTTTGCCCAATGGATCTTCTTACACACAATTGAGTGATAAGTACAAAATCAATTGGaaacttgaaaatgataCAATAGTAGTTAGAGAACGTAATGTTCGGTAA
- a CDS encoding DEHA2D12386p (similar to CA1798|IPF11448 Candida albicans IPF11448), which produces MISLAVRKVFVLLSCTFLGLICGTLYLYSSYSPQFAKRLNYTVTDSSSIALSGTIGIAVAGPLAGGVVDKKGYTVALIIGGLSIISGYLGMKKQYDNQYSHLLVSSSFLFLIGCGSTFINSACMKCCAVSFPSIRGVATSLPLALYGLSALFYSVIASVFFPGKTSEFLGFLAYSSVGIFVICSPSIMLCDKEHKNRIKNRHINTESIEMATLAPTHSPGPSSHRKGPSPLKLDGPRDENLSGIGLIKSYRFWFIFITTGSLASLGQMYIYSVGYMVKALITEQVSNSDTVAAISQPQVEALIQKNQQLQVGLLSIANCVGRIASGIVGDIISQSFHKPRSWLLFLPSLGLTITQTMGLQISDLSALSTMSLLTGFFYGFTFCIMPIIVGDSFGMDNFSSNWGVVGLAPILPSYYFTSLFGKVYDTNSVILQSSGISSCTLGKNCYNSVFKLTSGVTILSLIAVTLLNFRNTSLSKRKH; this is translated from the coding sequence ATGATATCACTCGCTGTTAGGAAAGTATTTGTCTTATTATCATGTACATTTCTAGGATTAATATGTGGTACCCTATATTTGTATTCGTCCTATAGTCCGCAATTTGCAAAAAGGTTAAACTATACAGTTACTGATTCTTCGTCAATAGCCTTATCAGGCACCATAGGTATAGCTGTTGCTGGGCCATTGGCGGGAGGCGTCGTGGATAAAAAAGGTTACACAGTGGCACTCATTATTGGTGGTTTGTCCATTATTTCTGGTTACTTAGGTATGAAGAAGCAGTACGATAATCAGTACTCACACTTGCTCgtgtcttcttcatttctaTTTTTAATAGGATGTGGATCTACTTTTATAAATTCGGCATGTATGAAATGTTGTGCTGTCAGTTTCCCTAGTATTAGAGGTGTAGCCACGTCGCTTCCTTTGGCTCTCTATGGGTTGAGTGCCTTATTCTACTCGGTAATTGCTTCAGTTTTCTTTCCAGGTAAAACGTCCGAGTTCTTAGGGTTTTTGGCTTACTCGTCGGTGGGAATTTTTGTGATTTGTTCACCAAGTATTATGTTATGCGATAAGGAACATAAAAACCGAATAAAGAATAGACATATCAATACCGAATCGATTGAAATGGCTACTTTAGCACCAACACACAGTCCTGGACCATCCTCACATCGGAAGGGACCAAGTCCATTAAAGTTAGATGGCCCACGCGATGAAAATTTGAGCGGAATTGGTTTGATAAAATCCTACAGATTCTggtttattttcattaccACTGGTTCATTGGCCTCTTTGGGTCAAATGTATATCTATTCAGTTGGATACATGGTGAAAGCCTTAATTACAGAACAGGTTCTGAATTCTGATACGGTTGCAGCGATTTCCCAGCCTCAGGTAGAGGCCTTAATCCAAAAGAACCAACAATTGCAAGTAGGCTTACTCTCAATCGCTAATTGTGTGGGGAGAATTGCATCGGGGATTGTCGGTGATATTATTTCCCAGTCGTTTCATAAGCCAAGATCATGGCTTTTATTTTTACCAAGTTTGGGGTTAACGATAACCCAAACTATGGGATTGCAAATTAGCGATCTTTCGGCGTTATCTACGATGTCATTATTGACTGGATTCTTCTATGGGTTTACATTCTGCATTATGCCTATTATTGTAGGTGATTCATTTGGGATGGATAACTTCTCGTCTAATTGGGGGGTTGTTGGATTGGCACCTATCTTACCGAGCTATTACTTCACTAGTTTATTCGGTAAGGTGTATGACACCAATTCAGTAATATTGCAAAGTTCTGGAATCTCTAGCTGTACATTAGGTAAGAATTGCTACAATTCTGTTTTTAAGTTGACTTCAGGCGTTACAATTTTATCGTTGATAGCTGTGACTTTGCTTAACTTTCGTAATACTTCATTAAGCAAAAGAAAGCATTAG